The genomic stretch aagaatgttatgtaaatggaatcacacagtgtggGACCTTTGGGGGTCAGCTTGTTGCACATAGCATGAGTCTCTGGACACATTCACGTGGTTGCACGTACCAATAGTTTGCTTCTTGTAAcagctgagtggtattgcatggAATAGATGCAGTGTATTTAATTATCAATGTATTTAATTATCCACGTCTTACAGGacatttgtttccaattttggtCTATTATGAGTAAATCTGCTATAAACACTCctgcacaggtttttgtgtgaacacaagccttcatttctctggaataaacGCTCAAGAATGGCATTTGCTGGGTTATATGGCAAGAGCACgttcagtttttaaagaaactacaaaattgttttccagagtgatTAGACTATTTTAAACTCCCCCAAGTAATATacgagtgatccagtttctctacattcttatcagcatttggtgttgttactattttttattttttaattttagccattctgaggtgtgtagtgatagctgattgtggttttaatttgcatttgcttgATGGGTAATGATGTTGAACGtcgtttcattttcttatttgccatctgtatatcctcttcagcCAAATGTCTGTTcttgtcttttgcccatttttgaattggataGTACGTTTTTCTACAGTTGACTGCAAGAGTTCTTTATAGGGTCTAGGTATAGTTTCTTTGTTGGATATTATCTCCCTAtcagtagcttgtcttttcatcctcttaatatggtgtttcataaacgaaaagtttttaattttgatgaggtccatttgatcaatttttccttttatgagttGTGTTTTTGGTGTTACTCTATGTCCCAaagactattttctttttctaaaaaaattttgtagttttacatttaagtgcatgatccattttgttttaattgaatttaTTCTAGGAATTAAtggttctcaatttttaaaaaaagattctttactcagatttttagctttatttttccttatcctATGTGTATTAATAAATGGAATCCATGTATATTAGTGAAACCCTCTATTCTATTTATTACAGATCCTGTCTTGAGTAATAGGTTATGAGACTTGGGTTCTCATATGAATCTTCTGTTTTAACAGGCCTCCTATGAAACTGGAGTCAGGGGAGGGGGATGCCAACTCCTTTCCATTGAATTGGGGTGGAAGTCTTGACCCGCCACTCAGACCAGTTATGACACCAAGGGGAGGAGCAGGGTGCCGCTACCACTGGGTGGGAGCCCGAGCTCTTCAGGTGGCCTCCACTGACATTGAGGGGGACAGGGGATGGCTCATTAAACCTAGATTGTACTTAAAGTCCTGGCTGTCCACTCGGCCTCCTCTGACACCACCATAgtgggcagggggatggggggaaggtGAAATTGTCCACTCGACCTTGGTTGCTGGGGTGGGAGCACTGTGGGGCTTTTCCTGGTGTTTTGCTGGAATAGAATGATTATTGTTTAaaagtttccaccttgttaggttGCCCTTTTCCTGGTCCAAAGAGAGGAAGgctatcttgttttgttttgttttgttagtttgTCTGTGCCCATGGCGCTATTTCCCCCAGCTgctcccaggagatgctgagCTGTTATGTACTACCATCCAGGCTGGGATATGAGAGGCAGAAAGAAAACCCAAGGGATTCACTGCTTTGTCATTCCTTACGTATTAGGATCTTTGTTTCCAATTTCATCTTCTCTTCACATTCTGGagcctttatttttgtttcacaaTATAATGTCCAGTGCTTTTAGCTGTATTTAGTGGAAGGGATCAAGAGAAATGTGTCTACTCCATCTTGTCCAGAACCAGAAGTCCCAAtcgtctgttttgttttgtaatgttTTAAACTATCCAGAATGTGGGGAAAACACAGGGCTCGTGTGGCATtgattctgtctctctctgtggtCCTCATGGCATTCACCACCTCGTGGGGGACTCCTTCTTCTAAACCTGGTGCCTTTTCTGCTACTGTTCACTCTTCCTTACCTCACAGCCCTTCTGTGAGACAGCCTTTTCATCGCTCTGCAGAACATTTAACATCTGCACTTACAGTTTTACACCAGTGACCAGATCCACTGCCCAGCCAATGAGTAGGACTACGTGGGCTCCCCAGCCTGATCCTTCCCAAGATGTATCCTTCCCATCCTTAGAGCCAGAGGAAGCTAATTGATGAGGGGTTTTCCCCTGTTTCTTCTACTATCAATCaaaaagtgcttttctttttaaatttttgtgttaattttagtAAAGAGAAGCTAAGCTACCAGACTTTTCTTCAGCGAAACTCACAGGCATGATCCAATACACTACGATTGTTTACCCAACTGCCTGCCCAGGAGACTGTGGGATCCTTTAGGCAAGAAACCATGTCTCATCAATTGTTGAATCCCAGAGTTTAGTGCACTCAACAAAGGTAgctaaaattaataaagtaaaataattcctTGTATGGATCTCAAATCTtccttggctttttgttttttcaagaagTCTCAGAAATGGAAAAAGTCTTGGGGGCCTACCTGGAGAAGACCAGAAATATTTATGCAGGGTTGCTGCATACTGACTTCCAGGCAAGCTCTGATAGTCCAAGGACCTGACAGTAAGTATTCCTGAATCCATGTCCCCATTCCCGTATCTAAGCCTGATTCCCACACATTTTCCAAACTCTTATTGTCTATTCCCTATGGAGAGAGGATGCCTTTACATTGGCAGCCCGAGGGGATGGAGGGGATACATCCAAGTTACCTGGCAAGCATCGTAGGTCTCATTCTCGTATCCAGCACACAGCATATTTTTGGTAAGTCTTGGAAATTCCTTTAGACACTTCTCCCGATCTACGATGGTCATGGGCACTTTCAACAGCTCTGTTTCCATAGGCTGTTTGAGACCTGACCCATAGAGAAGGCCCTTTAGAAAAGTCACTGGACAGGAGCCCCAGTGCCTATAATGCAGCTGACGTGCCCTAGACCAACCTGCCCAGTGTCCCGCCAGCCACACATCCaccttttattttcacattttcacaGACCCTCACTCTCCATGTCCTTCCAGTAATCCCTCGCAATTTACTCACTCCACCACCCCAGGCTCTTCCAAACAAGTCCCCACCTACTTGAATTATCCCTCCCATTCAAAATCATATTCCTGCCTCCAAGAAGACTTCCATCTTGGCTCCAACAGCGCTACAGACTTGACTTCTTAGAACTGGCTTTCGATCAATTCTCAGCGTAATCCTGCCTCTTCAGCATATTTGCCTCTCGTTACTTTCTGTTATGTGAGTGTGACACTTCTGACACAGGGCCGCTGAAACTGGGTTTGCACTCCCGGTGAAAAAAGCTTTCAGGTCCCCCAGACAAAGCCAGGTTGGTTGAGAGTTTTTACAGGGGGTTTGTCAAGGCCCTTCCTGGACTGCCAGCTTCCAGGAATTTGTTTGGACTTCTCTCCATCTCATTAACTCCTACCACATGGAGATTTCAAAAGACTTCTCCACACTGAGTGTTCTTAATCGTGCAGGCATCCATCTGCCTCTCCTCACTTCTAAATTCTGAGTCGTGCCCAGAGCCCTGAATCAGTGTTACACCAGTTGCCCTCTAGTTACCAAACTCCTGAAATACCTACCATCTCTTAGACCCCAGGTCACTGCAAAGCATCCCTAAGGACCTGGAGTCTTGTTCAGGCCTGAGCTAGCGCTGTGCTATACCCGTCCCTCCCCTACCAattttgttgagttttctttGGGAACAGTCCAGCAGGGCTTTCATTATCCCTTTATTACCCTGGTCAGGTTCCTCTTATTTTGGCCAAGTAACAATGTAACAACAAGTAACAGCAACAGATTCATTTCTCAGAATGGCTGGGCAACACTCCAGGACCATCTAAAGTCTAGGCCAGGGCAGGCGTCTTGAATGCCTGTAGGAACCAGGTGGGAAACATCAATGCGTGAATCACGGAGATGtgagagagcagagcagagagcCCCTGGCCAACTGGAGGGTTTATATTCAATGAAACAAACGAGACTGCCATGTGATGGCGGGACAGGACCACACCCAAGGATGGCCCACACCTGGCATCTCAGCTCAGGGCCTTGGCGGATGTTTCCTTCGCACTTAGAAGAGGCTGAGATCAGGCCTCTGTGCATTCCTGGTGCTCAGGGATTTGCTCCAATGCaagctcctctcctccctccttcctcagccCTCTCCCCTTtcatcctctcccctctcctttagGTTTACTGGCCCATCCTCAGACGCCCGTGATGTGGCTCTTCCCCCAGGCGCTCCCAAGAGATGCTGAGCCGTTACTTACCAGTTTGGGTCTGCCCCCATCCTGCCACCCAGCATTTGTGCCACCTGGAGAGGCCGGGCTCTGTGGGCATGCAGATGGGTTCTTTCAGCTCGCTGAATGTGATGGGCGTGTCCAACAGCAGCAGGGAGATATCATTGTCCATGTTGAGACTTTGAAAGTCCTTGTGCAGAATTATGCTTGTGACCCCCTTTATTTCCAGCGATGGGCTGCTTAAGCTATTCGTTCCCAGCACGACTCTCAGTTCTGTTGGCCTGGTGGCGGAGAACCAGAGACGGAGAAATAGGAGGGGAAGGAAAGTCACAAGGTGCACAGAATCTGCTGTGTCTGAGAACCCTATATCCCACATAGCTGTAGGGGCCTTTTGCATTTGTCCTACTGGGGCTGTTGCTCAGAAGATGTGAGCATTTGAAAAAGGTAGAGAAGGAGGGTGAAACAGCCACTGTGGCCGACCATAGGCTCCATGGCTGCTCCGGAATCATCCCAGAGATGTGAATGAGATACTCCTGCCTCACAGGGCAAAGAAAGGACTTAGCTTTGGGCCCCCAAAGAGCCCATAAAAGACCACTTGGCACAGATCAAACTAGCCCTCAGATAGGAAGGGATTAGCACATCAATTTGTCTACCAGCAATTTAGAGACTGAGGAacagaagttttttgtttgcAACATACACAACTGACTAAAGTTTAACATTCAGAACGTATAAAGAGAgtctacaaattaaaaaaaaattgtcaaagcTCAAACAgactttacaaaagagaaaatataccaATAAACTTGCAAATATCAACTTAGCAGtaggaagaaaaatgcaaattaagactacAATTGTAATAGTATTTCATGCTTTTCaccagaaaagcaaaaattaaaaattctgaaaaagtaGCAAATATTGGTGATGATTTTAACACTTACACACCGCTGGCGGAAATTTAAAtgggtgcaaccactttggaaaatcatTTGGATTTTCTAATAAACTGGAAGATGCACAAGTCCTATGATTCTATATCTTCTCTCCTAGGAATAAACTTTTGCACATATGCACCTGAAGACCTATGCAAGAATCAGGAACAGAGTTTAATCCAGACCTGCCATTGATGAAGCAGAAAGAATCTTCAGTAATAATTCAGGAATTTCCCTCCAGGCAGAATGGCCAGGAACTTTCCAACAGTCAGTCCTTAAGTATCCCATGGGAGTAAATGCAACAAGTTTCCTTGGTTACCCCAGGGTGAAACTTTCCCGAAGTTTTTGATGAGCCCTTTAAAGTTCTTCTTTCTGTGTATCTTCAAGCTTTCTCGAGGTGGTGGAGCGGAAAAGCGCAAGTGCTGGAACCGGATTTAAATCCTGTTTCTGTCTACTAAGGTGTGTACCTTGGGTGAGTCAGCTAACCTtattggacctcagtttccttctctataaaataaggatgttCATTTTACCTGCCTCAGGGTTTCTGTAAGTTGGAATGAGTTAAAAGGGGATTACTCATTCCACCCGCCTCAGGGTTGTTTGtatgattaaataagttaatgcacGGAGTTTCTTAGCAGGTCGCTGGCCCATGATGAGGAATCAGTAAACGCTCTGTTTTCCACCAGTCTCCTGGAGTGCAGAGAAAACTCTATAAGGAGGAGGGAAGTAGGTTGTCGGATGGCCCAGGAACCCAGACCTCCAGAATTAGGAGGATTTCCTCCTAGAAAGACTTGAATGTCCTGGCAGAGGGAGACAGACCAAGTCCTTTGGCTCCACCAAGACAGATGTCCCTGGAGAGGACAGTTTGTGACCTCAGGGAAGCCGCAGTTACTGGTTCTGGGTGACAACAAAGAAGGCACAGTGGATCCGGCCTTGGGTTCACAGCCTCTTCCTCCCTAGGGCGTGTGGGGCTTCCCCAGGGAGGGGAGCACATTGTCAGAAGCAAGGGGATGGACTCGGTACTTACGAGATCTCAGAGTGAAAGCAGTGAGCCGCCGAGACAATCCACCACTCGCTGATGATGGCGCCACCACAGAAATGTTCATTTCTTGCTTGAATACTCACCTGCCATGGAAACTCACCCACCTCAGCCTCCATCCCTCCTATGATTCTGGAATACTGAGCTCCTCTCTCAAAAACGGGTCTTTCACCGCATTCTGGTagaatggaagagaaaggaagggaaacgATGCAACACTTAGTCAATATCCATAGAAGACCCATAAGTAGCTATCATTGTACCCATtctagagatggggaaactgaggctggccCAGTAAAGCACCCTTAGAAACACGAGTAAGCCAACAGATGCTTCACATCTGTTGGAACGTGTTTGGAAGTGTTGGCTCTGTCTCCTTTCCAGACAGGTAAGTCACTTTGCCGAGCTTGTTTCTGCTCTCATCTGagaaaaatcagaggaaaataCTTGGCCAGGGCCAACCTGGAGTGACTGGCAGAATAATGCCTCTGTTGCCAAAAAATGTCCACGTCCTAATGGACCATGCCCTGGAATtcgtgaatatgttaccttataagGCAAAGGGGacattgcagatggaattaaggttgctaatcagctgaccttaaaatgggGAGATTGTCCTGGATAATCTGAgtggacccaatgtaatcacatgGGTCCTTAAAAGTGGTAGAGGGAAGCAGAAGAAGAGAGATGTGACTGCAGAAGAATGGCACTGAGAGATGCaatattgctggctttgaagacggaggaaggggccacaagccaaggtaTATGGATgatctctagaagctggaaaaggcaagttAACAGACTCTTCCCTAGAGCTTCCAATAGGAACGcagtcctgctgacaccctgatcttagCCCAGGGAGACCCATGTGGGAGTTCTgtcctacagaactgtaagataagaagtttgtgttgtttaagccactaagtttgtggtagtttgttacagcagcaagaggaaactaatacatacaGGAAACCAGAAGGGTGACCTAGAGAGGGCCTGAACCTACAGGAAGCCCCAAGCTATTCTAGGTTAGAACATTCTGTTCCAGGCAGAGCAGCTCTGTTTCCTGGAAGGCTGAGAACAAAGGCTGCAGCTGCCTGTTTGGAAGAGAAACCTGCCTTCTGGAGCGAGTCCAGATCCAACCCCTCACCCGGAGGAGGAGGAGACACTGTTAGTATTTTCTGACTTGAATGTGGTTTTGTTCTGGAACAAAGAATGAGCTTGATTCTACAGAGCCCAAgaccccctcccctctctttctAGAGGCTACTTTTCCAAATACCCATTCAACAGAGGTTTTGAGGACTTTGTAGTATGTGTTGGAGGAACCCAGTGGTggttatttttagttaaaaaaaaaatggagtgaaAATGTATCAATATGTGTCAATAGCCTTCAGCTGTCAGTAACATATAGAGGCTCTTTCCAGGACTTTTGGGTCTGCACTTCCTCCTTTATTTACCAAACACATATAGTCTTACCATGTGTCTGGGCACCATTATATGCTCTGGAGTCCCAAAGCCTgagtctgaatcctggctctgttgcTTATCTGATGAATGATTTAGGGTAAACGACTCATTCTTGTTTATCATCCCTTTCTTTATTCCCCAAATAGGCAGAAGATAATACTTACGCTACAGAACAGATGCAAAGATGTACAGAACAGATAACGGGTGTTGAAGTGCCCAACACAGAGTAAACCCTCAAGCCACGTTAGCTGCCAGAATTTCTCATGTCACCTTGCACCAAGGGCCCCCTTTCCTTGGTCTTGAGAACAACCTACATCACCAGCGTGGAACCGTGCAGACATATAGACTAACGCTGGAACACAAAGCCCTAAGCAGTGACGGAGGCAGTGCCAAAACGGTAAGCAGAGATGCGAGCCATCGGGGGCACTTGGACCTGCTTGCAGAGAGGCCAGCTTTGCCGATTCTCTGCCCACACCACGCACCAGCCCCCATTCACTCCGTGCAGCCAACCCCGGGCCGGAATGAGGGAAGCTGGGGACGTGGGCTGTGTTCTTTCCGTGAGGccgagggcagggagggaaatgCGGGCCCTGGAGTCACACTGGGGCCACTCCCGGCTCTCCCATTTCCCTGCTGCGAGGCTCTGGACCAATCCTAAACCTCCCTGAGGCTCGGAGCTCCTTATCCACATGTGGGGCTAAGAGTGGAGAGCCCACTGGGGTAGTGTGGGCATCTAACGGGGGAAAGTACCTGACCCATAACAGCTTCCTTTCCACTTCAgccacctgccccccccccacccccccagagaGAGAAACAACCTATCAGGAGCTGCGAGGAGCTGCCCGTGGAGCACAGCAGGCACCCCCGGCCCACCTCCACCCCGCCTCTCATGCACGTGGGCGTCCTGGGCATCTGCTCATCACCTGAGTTCCAGGACCAATGCTCAGCTCATTCTGGGCCCGCGCTTCTCGGCGCTCCACTATTCATTCAACGATAAAGTCCCGGGTttcaaacccaaaacttaaggtCAGGCAGGCTGAActtagggctggggcaggagaagGGGCAAGGGAAGTAGTTTCCAGGAGGGGTGTAGGGGGAACAGGAAGCCACTGCTCCCGTGAACCGGCCTCTTAGTGGCCCATTAGCTGATTTGTGGGATCGTCCAGGCCTCTGTCCCTCGGCCCCTCAGGCTTAGCCCtggcggggtgggagggagagagcagggcCAGGGTCGCACCAGCCCCGCCTGGAGCGTCCACTTACCCAGATGTGCGTCCCTGGCCTGGAGCACGTGCAGCAGAAGGGACCACAGGAGCACGGCCCTGGGCATGACTGCTGGCCTGGGAGGTGACGGAAGCCGGGGCGGGGGGGAATGACTCTGACGGGGCCTCCCCCTTACAGCCAGCCCTGCCGGTGATGTCACAATGGGCTGCGGGCCTGAGAACGCAGACTGTCATGCAGGCTTCTCTTCTGGCCGCTCTGTTCCTGAGACGGGCCTCATCCTGGACGCCTCCTTGGCTGAGCTTCCCTTCCTGACCTGGGCACGGCCTGCCCTTCACGAGTCCTCAGTGGGCAACTTGCTGTGGCCCCCTCACACCCCGTGCTTCTTAAGGCTCAGATGCCTCCTCTTCCACAGGGCCTGTTCTGTCAGGGGTTCCCCGCGAGGGGCTGCCGGCTGGGATCCTCGGGAACGGGGAGGTGGTCCAGGAGGCCCGGAGGCCTGCGCAGCCTGAACGGCCGTCGGGCCAGGTGCCAGGTTCTCTGCTCAGGCCTCCGATCCGGGCCGCAGGCGTGGACCCGAAGGCTGGGTTCAGAGGCCCTGGCCTCCCCCCATACTCAGCCCAGCAGGCAACAATCCCTGCTCCCACCCT from Phocoena phocoena chromosome 6, mPhoPho1.1, whole genome shotgun sequence encodes the following:
- the PRSS55 gene encoding serine protease 55 — translated: MPRAVLLWSLLLHVLQARDAHLECGERPVFERGAQYSRIIGGMEAEVGEFPWQVSIQARNEHFCGGAIISEWWIVSAAHCFHSEISPTELRVVLGTNSLSSPSLEIKGVTSIILHKDFQSLNMDNDISLLLLDTPITFSELKEPICMPTEPGLSRWHKCWVAGWGQTQTGLKQPMETELLKVPMTIVDREKCLKEFPRLTKNMLCAGYENETYDACQGDSGGPLVCTTESGKKWYQVGIISWGKSCGQKNIPGIYTLLENYHSWIKAVTELEGRPFSAEKTIASPRQKSKSSQAPEFPGPVAPKLAKSRIRTKKAEAGSPGPFSEPLVAKLQASEKNMKNKKGQVPTICPLSSPEPPCHSRNTSPILDSEGS